One window of the Haloarcula halobia genome contains the following:
- a CDS encoding ABC transporter ATP-binding protein, with protein sequence MAAIELDGVTKRFGDVTALEEVDLTVEEGEVFGFLGPNGAGKSTTINILLDFVRPTAGSASVLDADTREESKAIRERTGVLPEGYDVYERLTGREHLQFVVEAKDADDDPMELLERVGLDAEAAARPAGGYSKGMTQRLVLAMALVDQPDLLILDEPSTGLDPNGARMMRELVREESERGATVFFSSHILGQVEAVCDTVGILQDGRLIAKDSVDELRDRTEGGTTLHVTLADGATDAAVEAVTGLDVVSSVSADGDTVAINCESDAKMTILNAIEDAGAEVADFETTEASLEDLFASYTGGDR encoded by the coding sequence ATGGCCGCTATCGAACTGGACGGCGTCACGAAGCGATTCGGCGACGTCACCGCCCTCGAGGAGGTCGACCTCACCGTCGAGGAAGGGGAGGTGTTCGGCTTTCTCGGGCCCAACGGGGCCGGGAAGTCGACCACTATCAACATCCTGCTCGACTTCGTCCGGCCCACCGCCGGGTCCGCATCCGTCCTGGATGCCGACACCCGCGAGGAGTCGAAAGCCATCCGGGAGCGCACCGGCGTCCTCCCGGAGGGATACGACGTCTACGAGCGCCTCACCGGGCGCGAGCACCTGCAGTTCGTCGTCGAGGCGAAAGACGCAGACGACGACCCGATGGAACTGCTGGAGCGCGTGGGTCTCGACGCCGAGGCCGCCGCCCGCCCAGCCGGCGGCTACTCGAAGGGGATGACCCAGCGCCTCGTGCTGGCGATGGCGCTGGTCGACCAGCCGGACCTGCTCATCTTAGACGAACCCTCGACCGGCCTGGACCCCAACGGCGCCCGGATGATGCGCGAACTCGTCCGCGAGGAGAGCGAGCGGGGCGCCACGGTATTCTTCTCCTCGCACATCCTCGGCCAGGTCGAGGCCGTCTGTGACACCGTCGGCATCCTCCAGGACGGGCGGCTCATCGCTAAGGACTCCGTCGACGAGTTGCGCGACCGGACCGAGGGCGGGACGACGCTGCACGTCACGCTCGCCGACGGCGCCACCGACGCGGCCGTCGAGGCCGTCACGGGCCTGGACGTGGTCTCCTCGGTATCGGCCGACGGCGACACCGTCGCGATCAACTGCGAGAGCGACGCGAAGATGACCATCCTCAACGCCATCGAGGACGCGGGCGCCGAGGTGGCGGACTTCGAGACGACCGAGGCCTCGCTGGAAGACCTCTTTGCCTCCTACACGGGAGGGGACCGATGA
- a CDS encoding zinc ribbon domain-containing protein — translation MRPDPRCPHCNEKVSSTATWCMHCGADFEEPVDAGGSDLASALERGDADDVLVVVGDSEYGPSAAGIVLGAVALFTLPVVSPPGTTLLYLVAVVAVGYLAAQRETFADAVDRGVQLLALAPFALWVVAALGGRSVGVGVLVGPVVYAALLLFAARRIRGRLEA, via the coding sequence ATGCGCCCTGACCCTCGCTGCCCCCACTGTAACGAGAAGGTGAGCTCGACGGCCACCTGGTGTATGCACTGTGGCGCGGACTTCGAGGAGCCGGTCGACGCGGGCGGGTCGGACCTGGCGTCGGCCTTAGAGCGGGGCGACGCGGACGACGTCCTGGTCGTCGTCGGCGACAGCGAGTACGGCCCGTCGGCCGCCGGCATCGTGCTCGGGGCCGTCGCCCTGTTCACGCTCCCGGTCGTCTCGCCGCCGGGGACCACGTTGCTGTACCTGGTCGCCGTCGTCGCCGTCGGGTATCTGGCCGCCCAGCGCGAGACGTTCGCGGACGCCGTCGACCGCGGCGTCCAGCTGCTCGCGCTCGCGCCATTCGCCCTCTGGGTGGTCGCCGCACTCGGCGGGCGGTCCGTCGGAGTGGGCGTCCTCGTCGGCCCGGTGGTCTACGCCGCCCTCCTGCTCTTCGCTGCCCGCAGAATTCGGGGTCGTCTCGAGGCCTGA
- a CDS encoding ketopantoate reductase family protein, whose translation MDVLVVGAGSLGSLVGGLLARAHDVTLVGRDPHVETVRREGLAVVGTEQFTVAPTARTDLPDAADLALVTVKAYDTAAVAETLADCTLDACLSLQNGMGNEARLAAALDCPVLAGTCTYGARLVDPGRVAFTGRGEVVLGDREGGASALADEVADAFRAAGVATGVDADMPTRLWEKLAVNAAINATTALSAVENGALTESPGEALLASAARETAGVAREHGIALPDDRAVSLAADVARETAANRSSMYQDVEHGRRTEVDAINGYVVDHAGGAAPVNETLTGLVRTWESARDLR comes from the coding sequence ATGGACGTCCTCGTCGTCGGCGCTGGCAGCCTGGGCAGCCTCGTAGGGGGGTTGCTCGCCCGCGCGCACGACGTCACGCTCGTCGGTCGGGACCCCCACGTGGAGACGGTCCGCCGCGAGGGGCTGGCGGTCGTCGGGACCGAGCAGTTCACCGTCGCCCCCACGGCACGGACGGACCTCCCCGACGCCGCCGACCTCGCGCTGGTGACGGTGAAGGCCTACGACACCGCCGCTGTGGCCGAGACGCTCGCGGACTGTACGCTCGATGCCTGTCTCTCGCTCCAGAACGGGATGGGCAACGAGGCGCGACTGGCCGCCGCCCTCGACTGCCCGGTGCTCGCGGGCACCTGCACCTACGGCGCGCGCCTCGTCGATCCGGGCCGGGTCGCGTTCACCGGCCGGGGCGAGGTGGTGCTGGGCGACCGCGAGGGCGGCGCGTCCGCGCTCGCCGACGAGGTGGCCGACGCGTTCCGGGCGGCGGGCGTCGCGACCGGCGTCGACGCTGACATGCCGACCCGCCTGTGGGAGAAACTGGCGGTCAACGCCGCCATTAACGCCACCACGGCGCTTTCCGCCGTCGAGAACGGCGCACTCACAGAGTCACCGGGCGAGGCGCTGCTCGCTTCGGCCGCCCGCGAGACGGCTGGCGTCGCCCGCGAACACGGGATCGCGCTGCCCGACGACCGCGCGGTCTCGCTGGCCGCCGACGTCGCCCGCGAGACCGCCGCCAACCGCTCCTCGATGTACCAGGACGTCGAGCACGGGCGGCGGACGGAGGTCGACGCCATCAACGGATACGTCGTGGACCACGCCGGGGGAGCCGCTCCGGTCAACGAGACGCTCACAGGACTCGTTCGGACCTGGGAGTCGGCGCGGGACCTGCGCTGA
- a CDS encoding HalOD1 output domain-containing protein, with translation MSTSDVGVDADEAAQTGQLTRRRFDWSAVDPSTAVAELLADAADCEPDEIGPLYDTVDSDALDSLVRHGESAADCTVTFPHDGFEVSVSGDGEVLVDAPEPTS, from the coding sequence ATGAGCACAAGTGACGTCGGAGTTGATGCGGACGAGGCGGCTCAAACGGGGCAGTTGACTCGCCGCCGCTTCGACTGGTCGGCCGTCGACCCGAGTACGGCCGTCGCGGAACTCCTGGCCGACGCCGCCGACTGTGAGCCCGACGAGATCGGACCCCTCTATGACACCGTCGACTCCGACGCGCTGGATTCGCTGGTTCGACACGGCGAGTCCGCGGCGGACTGCACTGTAACCTTCCCCCACGACGGCTTCGAGGTCAGCGTCTCGGGCGACGGCGAGGTGCTGGTCGACGCCCCGGAGCCCACGTCCTGA
- a CDS encoding DUF7130 family rubredoxin-like protein, with translation MGDASTEAERTRVSFGQTVYDDEGNELGSIRGSDENGFYVTTLDGIEALSSEHVSTGMAGEAELMWRCWECGEMGDIQEIPESCPACGASKENIYYWQED, from the coding sequence ATGGGTGACGCATCTACGGAGGCCGAACGGACGCGAGTCTCCTTCGGACAGACGGTGTACGACGACGAGGGCAACGAGCTGGGCTCCATCCGTGGGTCCGACGAGAACGGCTTCTACGTGACGACGCTCGACGGCATCGAGGCGCTCTCCAGCGAGCACGTCTCGACCGGTATGGCCGGGGAGGCCGAGCTGATGTGGCGCTGCTGGGAGTGTGGCGAGATGGGCGACATCCAGGAGATCCCCGAGTCGTGCCCTGCCTGTGGCGCGTCGAAGGAGAACATCTACTACTGGCAGGAAGACTAG
- a CDS encoding pyridoxal-phosphate-dependent aminotransferase family protein, producing MTEKREYTDDYPEKTLYLPGPTEVRDDVIEAMAQPMFGHRMDRMTDLYTTIVEDTKEFLDTDDDVIVLTASGTEFWEATTLNLVDEKMLVPTSGAFSERQANVAERLGKDVDRIEYEWGEAVKPEDIQAALESEDYDAVGAVMNETSTGVRNPIEEIGDLLGDYPDTYFVVDAISCLGGDYIDVEAHNIDCIFTSTQKAFAMPPGLAVCTVSDAAYERELDKESASWYGGFQRCLDYYDRKGQTHSTPAIPLMLAYREQMKHMLEEGHQARDRRHREMAEYTREWAREHFGLFPEAGYESQTVTCVENTRDIDVAATTAAVSEKYDMVFSSGYGDLSEESFRIGHMGEHTVESIQALTDAIEDVAGL from the coding sequence GTGACCGAAAAACGCGAATATACCGACGACTATCCCGAGAAGACGCTGTACCTCCCCGGCCCCACCGAGGTCCGCGACGACGTCATCGAGGCGATGGCCCAGCCGATGTTCGGCCACCGGATGGACCGGATGACCGACCTCTATACCACCATCGTCGAGGACACCAAGGAGTTCCTCGATACGGACGACGACGTCATCGTCCTCACGGCGTCGGGGACCGAGTTCTGGGAGGCGACGACGCTCAATCTCGTCGACGAGAAGATGCTCGTCCCGACCAGCGGCGCGTTCAGCGAGCGGCAGGCCAACGTCGCCGAGCGCCTGGGCAAGGACGTCGACCGCATCGAGTACGAGTGGGGCGAGGCCGTCAAGCCCGAGGACATCCAGGCGGCGCTCGAATCGGAGGACTACGACGCCGTCGGCGCGGTGATGAACGAGACCTCGACGGGCGTGCGCAACCCGATCGAGGAGATCGGCGACCTGCTGGGTGACTACCCGGACACCTACTTCGTCGTCGACGCCATCTCCTGTCTGGGCGGGGACTACATCGACGTGGAGGCCCACAACATCGACTGCATCTTCACCTCCACGCAGAAGGCCTTCGCGATGCCCCCGGGTCTTGCGGTCTGTACGGTCAGCGACGCCGCCTACGAGCGCGAACTAGACAAAGAGTCCGCGTCGTGGTACGGCGGGTTCCAGCGCTGTCTGGACTACTACGACCGGAAGGGCCAGACCCACTCGACGCCGGCCATCCCGCTCATGCTTGCCTACCGCGAACAGATGAAACACATGCTCGAGGAGGGCCACCAGGCCCGCGATCGGCGCCACCGCGAGATGGCCGAGTACACCCGCGAGTGGGCCCGCGAGCACTTCGGCCTCTTCCCCGAGGCGGGCTACGAGTCCCAGACGGTCACCTGCGTCGAGAACACCCGCGACATCGACGTCGCAGCGACGACGGCCGCCGTCTCCGAGAAGTACGACATGGTCTTCTCCAGTGGCTACGGCGACCTGAGCGAGGAGTCGTTCCGCATCGGTCACATGGGCGAACACACCGTCGAGAGCATCCAGGCGCTCACGGACGCCATCGAAGACGTCGCCGGCCTGTAG
- a CDS encoding O-acetylhomoserine aminocarboxypropyltransferase/cysteine synthase family protein yields the protein MTDDYGFGTRCVHAGQEEPDPATGARAPPIYQTSSYVFEDAGTAAERYALEDDGNVYSRFDNPTVRMLEKRLASLEGGVDAVATGSGMAALDAGTLVLAAAGDNVVSASSIYGGTHGYLTHTAGRRGIEARFVDTLDPEAYAAAIDEDTAYVHCETIGNPSLVVPPLEDIAAVAHDHGVPLFVDNTFGTPALCNPLDHGADLVWESTTKWIHGSGTTVGGVLVDGGSFPWGEHPEKFPELGAPNPAFDGTVFADAFGDRAFSVAARHRGLRTLGDGQKPFDAWATLQGTETLSLRMDRHCSNAMTVAEHLRDHPEVEWVTYPGLADHETHDLAEQYLAGGFGGIVTFGLGEYAASQRFCEATDLAQFLANIGDAKTLVTHPASTTHARLDETEQRASGVRPDLVRMSVGIEDPEDIIADINAAIDEVT from the coding sequence ATGACCGACGACTACGGCTTCGGGACGCGTTGTGTCCACGCCGGGCAGGAAGAGCCCGACCCGGCGACGGGCGCTCGCGCGCCGCCAATCTACCAGACGTCCTCGTACGTCTTCGAGGACGCCGGAACCGCGGCCGAGCGGTACGCACTGGAGGACGACGGGAACGTCTACTCCCGGTTCGACAACCCGACGGTGCGCATGCTCGAGAAACGGCTCGCGTCGCTGGAGGGCGGCGTCGACGCCGTCGCCACCGGGTCCGGGATGGCCGCGCTCGACGCCGGGACGCTCGTCCTCGCGGCGGCCGGCGACAACGTCGTCTCTGCTTCGTCTATCTACGGCGGCACCCACGGCTATCTGACCCACACCGCCGGCCGCCGGGGCATCGAGGCCCGCTTTGTCGACACGCTAGACCCCGAGGCATACGCGGCGGCCATCGACGAGGACACGGCCTACGTTCACTGCGAGACCATCGGGAACCCCTCGCTCGTCGTTCCACCCCTGGAGGACATCGCCGCGGTGGCCCACGACCACGGCGTCCCACTCTTTGTCGACAACACGTTCGGGACGCCCGCGCTGTGTAACCCGCTGGACCACGGCGCGGACCTCGTCTGGGAGTCGACGACGAAGTGGATCCACGGCTCCGGGACGACCGTCGGCGGCGTCCTCGTCGACGGCGGGTCGTTCCCGTGGGGCGAACACCCCGAGAAGTTCCCCGAACTGGGCGCCCCGAACCCGGCGTTCGACGGCACCGTCTTCGCCGACGCCTTCGGTGACCGCGCCTTCTCCGTCGCGGCCCGCCACCGGGGCCTGCGCACGCTGGGCGACGGGCAGAAGCCCTTCGACGCCTGGGCCACCCTCCAGGGCACCGAGACGCTCTCGCTGCGGATGGACCGGCACTGCTCGAACGCGATGACCGTCGCCGAGCACCTCCGGGATCACCCCGAGGTCGAGTGGGTCACCTATCCCGGCCTCGCGGACCACGAGACCCACGACCTCGCCGAGCAGTATCTCGCCGGCGGCTTCGGCGGCATCGTCACCTTCGGCCTCGGCGAGTACGCGGCCAGCCAGCGCTTCTGTGAGGCGACCGACCTCGCGCAGTTCCTCGCGAACATCGGCGACGCGAAGACGCTGGTCACCCACCCCGCGAGCACCACCCACGCCCGGCTCGACGAGACCGAACAGCGCGCCAGCGGCGTCCGTCCCGACCTCGTCCGGATGAGCGTCGGCATCGAGGACCCCGAGGACATCATTGCAGATATCAACGCCGCCATCGACGAGGTCACATGA
- a CDS encoding ABC transporter permease subunit, producing the protein MSGRGDRNMRADMNGVDAALRDQFDWYPVAKKEFKDAIRSRGFLVLSVLFTVFFMLPPASVVFGIFDFGPQGQDVGMQFLISSVYLNMVTLLVPVVALFVGYAAITKERTSGSLKLLLSLPFSRRDVLVGKVIGRCVVAGVTLGFALALTALFFVASELTFKGDLFGLFVLYTMAFTVVFVAIVVSISGAFSTSFRSAIASFFVYFYFTFGWNSLANGIGDLLADYLGVTGSLRWNVVLLVKLVNPNQAYKTLTNSMLAEGSNAMRSSRFGMFSQNTTQMQEICTGVLNGNATLQRGLFGNTTVCGESARSIPFYVSDPAVFVYMVAWIGVAAALAYYTFSVVDL; encoded by the coding sequence ATGAGCGGGCGCGGCGACCGCAACATGCGCGCTGACATGAACGGCGTCGACGCGGCGCTGCGCGACCAGTTCGACTGGTACCCCGTCGCGAAAAAGGAGTTCAAGGACGCCATCCGCTCGCGGGGGTTCCTCGTGCTCTCGGTGCTCTTTACGGTCTTTTTCATGCTGCCGCCGGCCAGCGTCGTCTTCGGCATCTTCGACTTCGGGCCGCAGGGCCAGGACGTCGGGATGCAGTTTCTCATCTCCTCGGTGTATCTGAACATGGTGACGCTGCTGGTGCCCGTCGTCGCCCTGTTCGTGGGCTACGCCGCCATCACCAAAGAGCGTACCAGCGGGTCGCTGAAGCTCCTGCTGTCGCTGCCGTTCTCGCGCCGGGACGTCCTGGTCGGGAAGGTGATCGGCCGCTGTGTCGTCGCCGGCGTCACCCTCGGGTTCGCCCTAGCGCTGACGGCGCTGTTTTTCGTCGCCTCGGAGCTGACCTTCAAGGGCGACCTGTTCGGCCTGTTCGTCCTCTATACGATGGCCTTCACCGTCGTCTTCGTCGCCATCGTCGTCAGCATCTCCGGGGCGTTCTCGACGAGTTTCCGGTCGGCCATCGCGAGCTTCTTCGTCTACTTTTATTTCACCTTCGGGTGGAACTCGCTGGCAAACGGCATCGGCGACCTGCTCGCGGACTACCTGGGCGTCACCGGGTCGCTGCGCTGGAACGTCGTCCTGTTGGTCAAGCTCGTCAACCCCAACCAGGCCTACAAGACGCTGACGAACTCGATGCTCGCCGAGGGCTCGAACGCGATGCGCTCCTCGCGGTTCGGGATGTTCAGCCAGAACACCACCCAGATGCAGGAGATCTGTACCGGCGTCCTCAACGGGAACGCGACCCTCCAGCGCGGCCTCTTTGGCAACACGACCGTCTGTGGCGAGAGCGCCCGCTCGATTCCGTTCTACGTCTCGGACCCCGCGGTCTTCGTCTACATGGTCGCCTGGATCGGCGTCGCGGCCGCGCTCGCGTACTACACGTTCAGCGTCGTCGACCTCTGA
- a CDS encoding SHOCT domain-containing protein, giving the protein MPGETILDRIRDNATGVVSTLVTGVWLAALFTGQDWWLAALLLGYVAVVPLTAILLGDETDRARWWDDESTGDAADETADAETPLERLRRRYAEGELTDEQFERKVERLLETETLEDVEDDAPDRTRETERT; this is encoded by the coding sequence ATGCCCGGTGAGACCATACTGGACCGCATCAGAGACAATGCGACGGGCGTCGTCTCGACGCTCGTCACCGGCGTCTGGCTCGCCGCCCTGTTCACCGGCCAGGACTGGTGGCTGGCGGCCCTGCTGCTCGGGTACGTCGCCGTCGTCCCGCTGACGGCCATCTTGCTCGGCGACGAGACCGACCGGGCCCGGTGGTGGGACGACGAGTCGACTGGCGACGCCGCCGACGAGACGGCGGACGCGGAGACGCCGCTCGAACGCCTCCGCCGACGCTACGCCGAAGGCGAACTGACCGACGAGCAGTTCGAGCGGAAGGTCGAGCGCCTGCTCGAGACGGAGACCCTCGAGGACGTCGAGGACGACGCCCCAGACCGCACGCGCGAGACGGAGCGAACCTGA
- the ligA gene encoding NAD-dependent DNA ligase LigA, producing MAAASDSDLGDNPYVEDPPTSFADVETLDPDQAREQAEQLREAIRYHDHRYYVEDDPVIADRTYDTLFARLQTLEGTFNIATPDSPTQRVGGEPLEELGELEHAAPMRSIDQGGEADDVRAFDERVRRSLADSDGDLEYFCEPKFDGLSVEVVYEDGVYQRAATRGDGEVGEDVTANVRTIASVPQRLRGEYPDFLAVRGEAYMPRDAFTEYNRERVEAGDDPFANPRNAAAGTLRQLDPSVTAQRPLSVFFFGVLDASTEFESHEEIHDRLPEWGLRVCDRARVVDDAEAAIDYRDEQLAVRDDLDYEIDGVVLKVNDTDACQALGTTSRAPRWAFAYKFPARKEETTVRDIVVQVGRTGRLTPVALMDPVEVGGVTVTRASLHNPSLVAELGVDVGDRVRIKRAGDVIPDVVEVVETGDDGHFEFPDTCPVCDSPVERDGPMAYCTGELTCPAQRERAIEHYASRDALDIEGLGETAVAQLLEAGLVESPADLYDLAAADLSDLEGWGETSARNLVSEVEATREPPLADFLVALGIPDVGGVTARNIAREFGTFEAVLAAAEAGDTDAFEAVPDVGPEVAASVVEFFGHEGNRAVVDQLLEAVDPQPAEETGGDALTGLTFVFTGSLDAFTRSEARDVIERHGGSATSSVSGNTDYLVVGASPGRRKREAAADNDVEQLDENEFVDLLAAHGIET from the coding sequence ATGGCAGCTGCCTCCGACTCCGATCTCGGGGACAACCCGTACGTCGAGGACCCGCCGACGTCGTTCGCGGACGTCGAGACGCTCGACCCCGACCAGGCCCGCGAGCAGGCCGAGCAGTTGCGCGAGGCCATCCGCTATCACGACCACCGGTACTACGTCGAGGACGACCCGGTCATCGCCGACCGCACCTACGATACGCTCTTCGCCCGCTTGCAGACCCTCGAGGGCACGTTCAACATCGCGACGCCCGACAGTCCCACCCAGCGTGTCGGCGGCGAACCGCTCGAGGAACTGGGCGAACTCGAACACGCCGCCCCGATGCGCTCTATCGACCAGGGCGGCGAGGCCGACGACGTCCGGGCCTTCGACGAGCGCGTCCGGCGCAGTCTGGCCGACTCCGACGGCGACCTCGAGTACTTCTGTGAGCCGAAGTTCGACGGCCTCTCGGTGGAAGTGGTCTACGAGGACGGCGTCTACCAGCGGGCGGCCACCCGCGGGGACGGCGAGGTGGGCGAAGACGTCACCGCCAACGTCCGGACCATCGCGAGCGTCCCCCAGCGCCTGCGCGGGGAGTACCCCGATTTCCTCGCGGTGCGTGGCGAGGCGTACATGCCCCGGGACGCCTTCACCGAGTACAACCGCGAGCGCGTCGAGGCCGGCGACGACCCCTTCGCGAACCCCCGGAACGCCGCTGCCGGGACGCTCCGGCAGCTGGACCCGAGCGTCACCGCCCAGCGCCCCCTCTCCGTGTTCTTCTTCGGGGTGCTCGACGCCTCGACCGAGTTCGAGAGCCACGAGGAGATACACGACCGCCTCCCCGAGTGGGGCCTGCGCGTGTGTGACCGGGCGCGCGTCGTCGACGACGCCGAGGCGGCCATCGACTACCGCGACGAGCAACTCGCCGTCCGCGACGACCTCGATTACGAGATCGACGGCGTCGTCCTCAAGGTCAACGACACCGACGCCTGCCAAGCGCTGGGGACGACCAGCCGTGCGCCGCGGTGGGCATTCGCATACAAGTTCCCCGCCCGAAAGGAGGAGACGACGGTGCGGGACATCGTCGTCCAGGTGGGCCGTACCGGCCGGCTCACCCCCGTCGCGCTGATGGACCCCGTCGAGGTGGGCGGCGTGACGGTGACCCGCGCCTCGCTGCACAACCCCTCGCTCGTCGCGGAACTGGGCGTCGACGTCGGCGACCGGGTGCGCATCAAGCGCGCCGGCGACGTCATCCCGGACGTCGTCGAGGTCGTCGAGACGGGCGACGACGGGCACTTCGAGTTCCCGGACACCTGCCCGGTCTGTGACAGCCCCGTCGAGCGCGACGGCCCGATGGCCTACTGTACGGGCGAACTGACCTGTCCCGCCCAGCGCGAACGGGCCATCGAACACTACGCCAGCCGCGACGCGCTGGACATCGAGGGCCTGGGCGAGACGGCCGTCGCCCAGCTGCTCGAGGCCGGCCTCGTCGAGAGCCCCGCCGACCTCTACGACCTCGCTGCCGCGGACCTCTCCGACCTGGAGGGGTGGGGCGAGACGAGTGCACGGAACCTCGTCAGCGAGGTCGAGGCGACCCGCGAACCGCCGCTCGCGGACTTCCTCGTCGCGCTGGGCATCCCGGACGTCGGGGGCGTCACCGCCCGGAACATCGCCCGCGAGTTCGGCACGTTCGAGGCGGTCCTGGCGGCCGCCGAGGCCGGCGACACCGACGCCTTCGAGGCCGTCCCCGACGTCGGCCCCGAGGTCGCGGCCTCCGTCGTCGAGTTCTTCGGCCACGAGGGCAACCGTGCCGTGGTCGACCAGCTGCTGGAGGCGGTCGACCCCCAGCCGGCCGAGGAGACGGGCGGCGACGCCCTGACGGGACTGACCTTCGTGTTCACCGGGTCCCTGGACGCGTTCACCCGCAGCGAGGCCCGGGACGTAATCGAGCGCCACGGCGGGTCGGCCACCTCGAGCGTCTCGGGCAACACGGACTACCTCGTCGTCGGCGCCAGTCCCGGCCGGCGCAAGCGCGAGGCCGCCGCGGACAACGACGTCGAGCAGCTGGACGAAAACGAGTTCGTCGACCTGCTCGCGGCACACGGCATCGAGACCTGA
- the metX gene encoding homoserine O-acetyltransferase MetX has product MNVEHDTVSVGAFEFECGETIPDLELAYEAYGEFEGDNAVLVCHALTGSAHVAGRDRVDSADQARAWWDDIVGPGKAIDTTEYYAVCVNVPGSCYGSTGPQSVDPETGEPYGTDFPPVTVGDWTEAQRALLDELGVPALHAVVGGSVGGMNVLEWAKRHPDHVERIAPIAAAARLDPQCLALDAIARRAITTDPNWNRGHYYGDDQAEPNDGLALARQLGHVMYLSKASMERKFGRRAAGRDAVRSFPTDQAGAFFPYRDVESYLDYNAEKFTERFDANSYLYLTRAMDNYDLAAGFESDADALAAFDGEALVMSFTADWHFTTEQAESVAEALRAADSDVAHHVVDSDHGHDAFLVEPDNVGPPLSDFLADGVSGKAVTDSVVEDSEESDFAPVHNSLFSR; this is encoded by the coding sequence ATGAACGTCGAACACGACACCGTCTCCGTCGGCGCCTTCGAGTTCGAGTGCGGCGAGACGATCCCCGACCTCGAACTGGCCTACGAGGCCTACGGCGAGTTCGAGGGGGACAACGCGGTGCTGGTCTGTCACGCTCTGACCGGCAGCGCCCACGTCGCCGGCCGCGACCGGGTCGACAGCGCCGACCAGGCCCGCGCCTGGTGGGACGACATCGTCGGGCCGGGCAAGGCCATCGACACCACGGAGTACTACGCAGTCTGTGTCAACGTCCCAGGGTCCTGCTACGGGTCGACCGGCCCCCAGAGCGTCGACCCGGAGACCGGCGAGCCCTACGGCACCGACTTCCCGCCGGTGACCGTCGGCGACTGGACCGAGGCCCAGCGCGCCCTGCTGGACGAGCTCGGCGTCCCGGCGCTCCACGCCGTCGTCGGCGGCAGCGTCGGCGGGATGAACGTCCTCGAGTGGGCCAAGCGCCACCCGGACCACGTCGAGCGCATCGCGCCCATCGCCGCCGCCGCGCGCCTCGACCCCCAGTGTCTCGCGCTCGATGCCATCGCCCGCCGGGCCATCACCACCGACCCGAACTGGAACCGGGGTCACTACTACGGTGACGACCAGGCCGAACCGAACGACGGCCTCGCCCTGGCCCGGCAACTCGGCCACGTGATGTACCTCTCGAAGGCCTCGATGGAACGCAAGTTCGGCCGCCGGGCCGCCGGTCGGGACGCCGTCCGGAGCTTCCCGACCGACCAGGCGGGCGCCTTCTTCCCGTACCGGGACGTCGAGTCCTACCTCGATTACAACGCCGAGAAGTTCACCGAGCGCTTCGACGCCAACAGTTACCTCTATCTCACGCGCGCGATGGACAACTACGACCTGGCGGCCGGGTTCGAGTCCGACGCCGACGCGCTCGCGGCCTTCGACGGCGAGGCGCTGGTGATGTCGTTCACGGCGGACTGGCACTTCACCACCGAACAGGCGGAATCCGTCGCCGAGGCGCTCCGCGCGGCCGACTCCGACGTCGCCCACCACGTCGTCGACTCCGACCACGGCCACGACGCCTTCCTGGTCGAACCGGACAACGTGGGGCCGCCGCTCTCGGACTTCCTCGCAGACGGCGTCTCCGGCAAGGCCGTCACCGACTCCGTCGTCGAGGACAGCGAGGAGAGCGACTTCGCCCCCGTCCACAACAGCCTCTTCTCACGGTAG